The Xyrauchen texanus isolate HMW12.3.18 chromosome 17, RBS_HiC_50CHRs, whole genome shotgun sequence DNA window TATGCCTGCCCAGCGCGAAACCCTGATCATAACGCGCAGCGGCCGTCAGTCACGTCCACCACAGAGACTGGACTTGTGATTTAGCCTTAGTGGTGTAGACAGACTAACGCACCAGTAATACAGTTCAGTTTTGGTAATGCACAGCATAAGTTGGTCTAGTAACCACTCATGTTCGGGTTGTTAATTAATGGAGGGGGTTCTTATTGAAGTGTGGCAACGTTGTAAAGAAAGGGAGATGTTACGGTGAAATGCCATATATGGTTTGCATCCTGTTGTGACGTATTGGCCCCGGTTCGCGGGCAGTTATTAATGGAGTATGGGTTAATAAAGACGCACATTGAATCAGCTCTTGATTGTTCATTGCATAGGACACAAAcactcgaatctgattggacaagagatgttcCATAAGTCCTGAtggacaccatcagcactcggatgcttcactgtgtatATCTTCGCCTGTGTTCGTGCTGTTATAAACTAAagtgcatgaatcaagccacgcacaaggttatcctggaagaaaacatgCTTCCTTCTGCTTAGAAAAAGTTCCCCAActcttgagaattgttttttccagcaggacaacgctCCATGCCACATAGCCAGGTCAATCGAGGTGTGGATGGGGGAGCACCGGATCAAGATCcggtcatggccagcccaatctccagacctgaaccacattgaaaacctctggaatgtgctCAAGAGGAAGAGggatggtcacaagccatcaaacaaagccgagctgctttaATTTTTGTACCAAGAGTGGCATAAATTCACCCAACTTCAGTGTGAAAGACTTGTAgtgagcatgccaagatgcatgaaagtggtgactgaaaatcaggattatgccaccaaatattgatttctgaactcttcccaagaTATAACATTAGTATTGTCTTgcttaaaaatgaacatgaaccggttttctttgcattattcaaggtctgaaaacactctttaaaacatatttttattattatattggccagttgtcattttctgcaaataaatgctctaaacgACAAtacttttatttggaatttgggagaaatattgtcagtactttatatatgaaaactaaaatgtacattttactgaAACGcctacctataaatagtaaatccagagataCTGACAATTTTTCAGtggtttcttaaaaaaaatgtcctgagctgtacatgtgtgtgtatgtaagttaACTTTTAATAGCGTGCCTTGAGACATCGGAGTTGTTATATTGGTTGCTCTGTTCAGTCtgaatttattatgattttaaaacaGAAAGAACTGTAGTAAGCGTAGGTATTTTGGTGTAAACTATGGTTAGTTACTTTGCTAATTCTTGAGGATTCCACAAAGGATGTCCTCTTTAATATACACTAAACTTAAAAACATAACTGCATGTGTGGTAAAATATTCACATAAAATGTTCAATATGGTGGAAAAAATGAAATGGTTCACAACATTTGGCCAAAAAAAATACTACATTTCTTAAAACACAATGTGTGGAACAAGTACATTTACTTTATTATACAAAGGAACATTCATAAGGAAGGTTATTCACACGATCTCAAGAGCTGGTCCGTTTTACAAGTttcaaaggaaagaaaaagagtTTGAATGTTGAAACAAAGTATAAAATAGTAAAGAGAAAGATAAGCCATTGAAAACATACATATCTTAAATTGCCCTTACACAGGCAAACAAATGAAAGGAAGTCGGGGCTTTCATTGATTAACTAAAACTATTAAGAGGTGGATAAATAGCATTGGTGTCACAGGGAAATAAGACAAGGCTCAACACGCCccacaagaataaaataaaacaaactagaATTTTAGGCAGGGAATTTTATACCTGTGCAtgaattaataaaacaaagaatTAATATTTTGATATCTCCCACTTTTTTGTAGCCCTTTCCACGTTTCCTGCTAACATCTGAGCAGCAGACAATTGTCAATCCAAAAAAAACTCCAGTGGCTCAGTCACACATTTGCACATGGCTGCCCACCTCAGTTTGAGGATAGCAGTAAGAAAAGCACATTATAAATTCATGTTAGCTGCACAAACTAGCACAACTTGGattataacttaaaataaattgaaatcaACAAACATGTCATGTACGTATATTAAGCAATAAATAATGTTCACGTCTCTCAGTCCAGCAGTTTATATTTTCAGTCAGCAACATTTGGAATTGCCAACATCAGGCCTTTGGAAAGCcaaaatagttttacattttcaatacgTATTTGACCTAGAAAATAAACCAGGATATTTAAAAACGTTCCAAATTATTTGATATCAGTTTCTGTATCAGTTGAAGATTAAATTGACCAGATTGAAAAACTCCCATTTGATTGGTTAAGTCACTGGTCTGTCTTTGGTGTTTGGAAGTTTAACACTTCCACATCCAATTAAACAGCTTCATCAACCCTATTAAATCAGGGCAGTTTAAAGGATAAAAACAGAGCCCTTTAAGCAAATAGGTTTAATTGCTTAATGGTTCTCTTAATTGTGCAGCACATAATTTGTGAGTGACTTGATGTTCTCTTAGAAAACAATTAATGTAACACTGACTTGACAAGGCTAGACAACGCAGCAATGTTTAACCACCCAAATCCCTCATTACTCAATGCAATTTACAGGCTTCTGTAGATACAAAATCTTTTTTCATCATAACACTTCAGCTGAGAGTGCATCGTACATGCATGTTGAATTCTGAACGTTACCTGTAATTGATTTATCCAAGGTAAACTGCATTAGAGgtatagcaacaaaaaaaaacgcTGGGTTGTGATGAAGTCAGAGTACACAGGTGAGAGTAAAAGCAAGTATTCACGGAGCAGCCTAGCCTAGTGTTTAAATGAGGCACTGGAAAGCTGGATAAAATTAAAAGGGACATCCAGAgaaaaacaacacaataaaacaaaaaaaagtgggAAGGGTATAAGCATGAGGAAAGGCTGTTGGGAAAAGACAAACAGTTACTTCACAGCTCAAGACCTCTTCAGTCtgggtaaaaaaaatacataaagaaagCTAATCAGTCTGATGGGGTCATGGGAGGTGGGTGTTGGGAGTGGTTTTTTAAAGTGGTGCAGCCTTTTTTCAGTTCTAGCGCTCTAGTCCATGTGCACCCTGGCCTGGATGCTTCCGCCGTTGTTCACATGATGCCATTGGTGAGATACTGGAACCCATCGTACAGCTTGGTAGTGATGGAACGCATGGAACCATCTACCATCTGTTCAACCAACACCTGCAGCTGCTCCTCCGTCAGGTTCATGTGGAAACGCTCCTTCAGGTTACGGATAGTGCTGGATCCGTGAAAGCAGGGTAGCTGAGAACCTGCAGAATACAAGTATGATTCTgtaaaaggagtggtggtggcctggtggctaaagcacagggctgttaatcagaaggtcacatgttctaaccccacagccaccaccattgtgtccttgagcaaggcacttaactccaggttgtcccggggggattgtccctgtaataattgcactgtaagtcgctttggataaaagcgtctgccaaatgcataaatgtaaatgtaaaatacactGAAAAATATGGGTAAAGGTAAAGTTGTCCCACTACAAGCATAATCCCCTGACTTTCCATGTCTTGTTCACACTGACAGTGATTAATTTCACCAAGTGGATGTATTGTTGGTCATAGCAGgcattagggatgtgcacggatAGTCGACACTCGGTTATCCATTCAACACAGCTTCATTTGATTACCAAAATCACTATTGGGTGATTCTAAATGTGCAATAGATGTCTGATTCTTGACCCGAGCCCGACAAACCGTAAGGTTTCGGGCctggtttgggtcagtttttcaagtataggACGAGTTAGAGGCTGTCTCATGCATTTTGTGTGCATCTGCAATGATTTGCAAATAGTTTTCGATGTAAACACAAGCTGGCCAGATGTCTGACCGCTGCGCCACATTTCTGTTTTTTCAGCACCTAACGCAGGAGCGATGCATTGTTTAAACGcagtgtcaagtaaaaaaaaaaacaaaacgtcAGTTTTTATAAACGTATCTCAAGACACAAGCATTCCATTTCATTTGATGCCCTGCATTTGGATATTATAGCACAGATGATGTCACAAATATTcacatttttgaagaatttcaggttgcaaagaggacttaatgTAACTGTTACatatgattccagattgttttacAACCAGCAAGGTTTCAGCATTGAATAAAAGCCAATGGTTATTcatttttgctctggtgtgcaaaTACTTACGTACAATAATTCGACAAGTTCAATGctaaaccattttattttatttttttaaattaaagcatCCAGAATATGCTAATCCACATACATGACAATACTAGCATTCACTCCCTCACAGATATGTGAGGGAGTGAATGCAGAGCACATGTCAGAGCACATGTCAGGTTTGGCACTTAAATTGCATATTTTCTGCTGGTTAAGAATACAGTTAAAAGAAAATTGATTATTTTTGTTCAACTttaatgcaagtgattttatcatttgaagatgtaTGCATTGTGAAATGTATTTCTCACATTGCCACTTTATTCCTTGCTATATCGATTAGAGTTTGATGCATATGCATTGCGATAAACATTCTTTATAACTGACTCCCGACAAATAACGAAATAACTGATCTTTCGCGATTATCCGAACATTGCAAACGTTTaccatgcacatccctagtagGCGTTCATACGGTTTGATGCCCTCACATTATTGGTGGGTTGCATAATTGCCCATAGTTTCTAAAAATCTGATCACAAATTAGATGTACTAATTTGATTGGCAGTACAAATTTGTCACTCTATTTGGACAATAAATAGAGTCCTTGCCACTAAAAATTCACATTCTAAAGAGAGAGTCTTTGGATAAGAATTGTAGCAGTGGATAATACATTATATAGAAAAcaagatatttatttatcaatgCATGAAACAAATTCACTTGAAATACTGACAATTTATGAACTGGTTTTCAAGGGatcattttttataattatcatATATGGGCAGAGACAACATATGCAGAAAAGTGTAATCGCTCACAGTAACGTTAAGTTCTCCATCCTGCCTACACTTGACTACAGTTTCTCTTTGGAGACAGATAATATGTGATCCAATGTCATAAATCTAATTGGTTGTCATCACGTCACTGGACTCTCCCACATCACATCGACAATGTGAAAAACATCAAATTGGCAATTCTCATTGAACATTTCTGATATTGGGATGCTTTGTAGCTGCAAATCGATGTCAGTGTGAACACGCCTTTGGACTTTCATACAAAAGAGACTTTCAAGATAAACAATACCTTGGTGCATGATTTCTACAATCTGGATAACCTTCTCCATGTGCTTGCGTGCAGCAATGAGGCCTTGGAGCATAAGCATCTTGTAATAGTTGAACATGTCTCCATCCAAACCTCCCATTACCTTGGAGCAAATTTCAACAATGACAAATTTGTCCACAAATTAGATACAATTAATTCTCATCTTATGGCTACATCGAAAATGAACATCTCTGTATTTACATCAACAAATTCACTGGTTAGTTTGAAGGCAGACGTCTCAAAGCCCAGGTTTCGTGGAGAGCTAGAAAGGATGAAGCCAAAGTCAATGTGAATGATGTGGCCCTCAGAGTCCAGCAGGATATTTCCATTGTGCCTTAAAAAggagaaaacaaaataaatttataCTAAACCAAAATAACTTAGCTTCTGACACAATTCAAGCATGATTTTACTGCCTGAAGTCTGCAGGTCCCTCTCACCTGTCCTTCACCTGCAGCAGATAGCAGATGAGGCAGTAGCCAGCACAGCTCTGGACAAAGTTGCGCTGAGCTGTAAGGAAGGCCTCTGTAGTGTAGTTGCCATGCTCCTGCCGGAAGTAATCGAGCAACAAGAGCTGGCTCTGTTTCTTCACTTGGTGAATGGACACAGCATTGACCACCGGctcaatcatgccactgtctgAAGAGATGACCAGGATCTTGTAAGGCTTAATCCACAAGGGAACCCGCTCTTGCTCCCAGATAATCTAGAAGACAACAAAGATGGTGAGATGATCAAGTTTAGAAGCAATGcatgagtaataataataaaatccaaaagtacacattttgtttacaaaaaaagtcttcaaaaataatggcataaattgttttcatttatcaattaacgtgaTACAAAGTCCATTAAACATAACGAAAAGCTAAACCAACATTTGGTGTGACCActtttgctttcaaaacagcaccaattctccaaggtacacctggacacagtttttcttggttgttggcagataggatgttccaagcttcttgaagaatttGCCACatttcttctatctattttggctatctcaattgcttctgtctctttatgtaatctcagactaacTCCGTATTCAGTGGGGGTTCTGTGGGGACCAtgtcatctgttgcagggctccctgtttttCTATTCTAAAGTATTTCTAttagagtctaaaatgtatatttcctattttcacactaaagctgaaaatataaataaacatcttaaaacaaatgtttttgtgaagcatcttatgtgcccaagacttttgcacagtactgtatatcataaaaaaaaaatgcaacattaatatacaatgatcagccacaacattaaaaccacctgcctaatattgtgtagttcccctcgtgctgccaaaactgcGCCAACTTacatatcagaatagcattctgagatgccattcttctcaccacaattgtacagaatggttatctgagttaccgtagactttgtcagttcgaacaagtctggccactctctgttgacctctctcatcaacggcAACGaggccacgtgcatctctctctcgaactgatgCTCTGgcccctttatcttgctctcccctgctgatcatctgattcagcgccagccgtgcatcatcacggcccggccacaccctccacctagtctacatgattttatgcacagcactgctgccacacgattggctgattagataatcgcatggatgattgttggtgccagacatgcTGGTTTGAGTTCTtctgtgccagatgggctggtttgagtatttctgtaactctgatctcctgggattttcacacacaacagtctctagaatttactccgaatggtaccagaaacaaaaaacattcagttagcagcagttatgtggatggaaatgccttgctgaAGAGATAGGTCAATCGAGAATGGCTagattggttcgaactgacaaagtctacggtaaaaATGTTAACCACTcagtacaattttggtgagaagaatatcatctcagggctggcactgttttggcgaaacgagggggacctacacaatattaggcaggtggttttatgttgtggctgattggtgtatagttATATAGCACAAATCTATTTCAGCAATTACAAAACCACCCAACTCCTCTGTTCCAGCAAAGATGTTTTGATATAACTAAATTCAGAATTACTCATTTCAAAATATTGTTAGTTGATTGATACATGATCTGATGGACAAATTTGATCGACAGCCAACCTGCAATTGTTTCAGCACTTGGTAGGCAAGAAGCTCCTGTCTCAGGTCATCACCACATTTCACAATAACAGAAAGTAGACGCCAGTTGGGCAGGTGACCATAGGGGGAGCCCTCCCTGATTCGTCTACAGAACAGCACATGAGAGAAAAATAcgtaaaaaagtttaaaagactAATCAAAGATCAAATAATTAATTGAGGAAACAAACACTGGTGAAAAAATATCTTTAACGTAGGTAACAAGTACCTCATTTTCTCCTGCCACGGCTCCTTTAAGGCTACAGCGGAGGGATCCTCTGGGTCCTTCTTAAATGTGGTGGGGGTGTGGGCAAGCTGCTCAGACAGACGTCGTCTAAAATAGTGGAATTAACATTGTTCAATTACtattgttttttgtactgtttgcAGCCAAAGATGTGTTTGTTTAACAGGCTCCAAGTATACCTGATGTCTCCAGCTGCAATAAAAATAGGCTCCTTGCTCTCCTGGCTGGTGATGCTATCTACAGAGAACTGGGAGATGTTATCACAGCTGTTGGTGTGGATCTCTGGAAacttgaagaggaaaaaaaaggtACAGGTCAGTTCTCAGAAGTCAAATACAAAGAAAATTATTAGATGTCAGCTTGACTATTTGCTCTTTCCAAGTACCTCCACCTGTAGCTCTCCAATGTCATCTACAGACCATGCCTCATCATCATTGTCATAATTGGGAACTGTGGAGAAGCTGCTGGCACGCTGGTCAGGTGTGATGCCACAATCTGGAAGATTCTCTACAGACCGTGTGCTGCGGATCCGTGTTTCCGGGATCCTCACAGGCACACTCGACATCTCAAAGTTTTCGCATTCCAGAACTTCTACATAGATTAAGTATGGTGCCTGAACAATCACAAAAAAATGCAGTTTAACAAAGTCCCCGCTcatacctggtattaagatgggTCTCGGTTGATCCAAtcacatcaatcactatgtcagtgtgctaCTGAATGATAACAAAGGCCAAAAAatcataaaagacaaagaaagcaaaaATAAGCAGAAGCAGTTGACATTTGATCTAAGCAAAAACGCAACATCTCGACCAGAATTCTACATTATCTTACTGGAGTACCTGAATTTGCTGAGGGTGCTTCTTATCTGTGTCCCTGCATATTGATCTCAGACACACTgaaaagatctgtgaagttctcgaGCAAGTATATACATTTgctttttcatacattttcagatctgacagttattttcttttaaagctgCTCATAACTGGCAAAGTTGAAACTTTTAAGTTGGTTGGGAGGGgaggtgcttcactgctgtcacACATTTTGTCCAGATAGCATTTACACCTAA harbors:
- the LOC127657740 gene encoding phosphatidylinositol 4-kinase beta isoform X2, which encodes MGDTELELSPARLEELQKSPSASSTSTTSSLSLPSSPSSGPRPLTSSSPSTSDGLSTSSPPLDVISEAVGELSLVIDTEVAKKACQEVLQKVKLLKGDGEVSSAIAEPALVNGNVHPIDGGGKPPKISEEEVEPVKSARRRQKNNSSKQSWLLRLFESKLFDISMGISYLYNSKEPGVQAYIGNRLFSFRNEDVDFYLPQLLNMYIHMDEDVGDAIKPYVVHRCRQSINFSLQCAWLLGAYSSDMHISTQRHSRGTKLRKLILSDELKPASQRIRREVPQPPPSYPPPFHHSQGTSEHSLSPSKRTHQRSKSDATISISLSSNLKRTASNPKVESSQDEPVRLTPQREFIKSLMGIGKRLATLPTKEQKTQRLISELSLLNHKLPARVWLPTAAFDHHVVRVPHTQAVVLNSKDKAPYLIYVEVLECENFEMSSVPVRIPETRIRSTRSVENLPDCGITPDQRASSFSTVPNYDNDDEAWSVDDIGELQVEFPEIHTNSCDNISQFSVDSITSQESKEPIFIAAGDIRRRLSEQLAHTPTTFKKDPEDPSAVALKEPWQEKMRRIREGSPYGHLPNWRLLSVIVKCGDDLRQELLAYQVLKQLQIIWEQERVPLWIKPYKILVISSDSGMIEPVVNAVSIHQVKKQSQLLLLDYFRQEHGNYTTEAFLTAQRNFVQSCAGYCLICYLLQVKDRHNGNILLDSEGHIIHIDFGFILSSSPRNLGFETSAFKLTSEFVDVMGGLDGDMFNYYKMLMLQGLIAARKHMEKVIQIVEIMHQGSQLPCFHGSSTIRNLKERFHMNLTEEQLQVLVEQMVDGSMRSITTKLYDGFQYLTNGIM